From the genome of Thiohalorhabdus sp. Cl-TMA, one region includes:
- a CDS encoding ABC transporter ATP-binding protein, with product MSEPVLEAEGLTRRFWDGDREIQVLEDVSFGVGQGEAVAVTGSSGSGKSTLLHLLGGLDRPTAGSVRIGGRDLFALGEAERGALRNRELGFVYQFHHLMAEFDAQENVMMPLLIRRQGRAAAESAARETLERVGLGERLHHKPSELSGGERQRTAIARAVVSRPSLILADEPTGNLDGRTAERIHELLLSLNRELGTALVVVSHDPELAGLMQRQFRLVEGHLHTD from the coding sequence ATGAGTGAGCCGGTACTGGAAGCTGAAGGGCTGACCCGGCGGTTCTGGGACGGCGACCGGGAGATCCAGGTGCTGGAGGACGTCTCCTTCGGCGTGGGGCAAGGGGAAGCGGTGGCTGTCACCGGCTCCTCCGGCTCCGGGAAGAGCACGCTGCTGCATCTGCTCGGCGGCCTCGACCGGCCCACCGCGGGCAGTGTCCGCATCGGTGGGCGCGACCTGTTCGCCCTGGGCGAGGCGGAGCGGGGCGCCTTGCGCAACCGGGAGCTGGGCTTCGTCTACCAGTTCCATCACCTGATGGCCGAATTCGACGCCCAGGAGAACGTCATGATGCCGCTGCTCATACGCAGACAGGGCCGGGCGGCGGCGGAGTCGGCGGCCCGCGAGACCCTGGAGCGGGTCGGGCTGGGCGAACGGCTCCACCACAAGCCCAGCGAGCTGTCCGGCGGTGAGCGCCAGCGCACGGCCATCGCCCGGGCGGTGGTGAGCCGGCCCTCCCTGATCCTGGCCGACGAGCCCACGGGCAATCTGGATGGCCGGACCGCGGAGCGCATTCACGAGCTGCTGCTCTCCCTGAACCGGGAGCTGGGCACGGCCCTGGTGGTGGTGAGCCACGACCCGGAGCTGGCGGGCCTCATGCAGCGTCAGTTCCGACTCGTCGAGGGCCATCTGCACACGGACTGA
- a CDS encoding lipoprotein-releasing ABC transporter permease subunit, translating to MRPFELFISLRYLRTKRRNGFLSLITVISALGIALGVAALITVISVMNGFQGELRDRILGVTSHVVVSGYRHLNGSWEQVIDTATEVPDVKGGAPYVREQGMLTKGGSVSGVLVRGVLPEWERKVSDLAANMVAGRLKDLEAGEYGVVVGKTLAHNLALEKGDPITLVAPTGQVTPAGMLPRLKRFTVVGIFDAGMYEYNSGMIYAHMADVQKLYRMNGNVSGVRLRLAEPMEAPRVAAKLRERLGGAYFVRDWTQRNRNFFQALHTEKVVMFVILSLIVMVAAFNIVSSLVMLVNEKRGDIAILRTLGASPGNVTAIFMVQGTVIGLFGVLLGGIGGVALALNVEGLVAGLESLFQTQFLPSNVYSVSRLPSELHWADVAWITVAGLLMSFLATIYPSRRAAKTDPVEALRYE from the coding sequence GTGCGACCTTTTGAGCTCTTCATCAGCCTGCGCTATCTGCGCACCAAGCGCCGGAACGGCTTTCTGAGCCTGATCACGGTGATCTCCGCCCTGGGTATCGCCCTGGGCGTGGCGGCCCTGATCACGGTCATCTCCGTGATGAACGGCTTCCAGGGAGAGCTGCGCGACCGGATTCTCGGGGTGACCAGCCACGTGGTGGTCAGCGGCTACCGGCACCTGAACGGTTCCTGGGAGCAGGTGATCGATACCGCCACCGAGGTGCCCGACGTCAAGGGCGGCGCCCCGTACGTGCGCGAGCAGGGCATGCTCACCAAGGGCGGCTCCGTGAGCGGGGTGCTGGTGCGCGGTGTCCTCCCGGAATGGGAGCGGAAGGTGAGCGACCTCGCAGCCAACATGGTCGCGGGCCGCCTCAAGGATCTGGAGGCCGGGGAATACGGCGTGGTGGTCGGCAAGACCCTGGCCCACAATCTGGCTTTGGAGAAGGGAGATCCCATCACCCTGGTGGCGCCCACCGGTCAGGTGACGCCCGCCGGCATGCTGCCCCGCCTCAAGCGCTTCACGGTGGTGGGCATCTTCGACGCGGGCATGTACGAGTATAACTCGGGCATGATCTACGCCCACATGGCGGATGTTCAGAAGCTGTACCGCATGAACGGCAACGTCTCGGGGGTCCGTCTGCGCCTAGCCGAGCCCATGGAGGCGCCCCGCGTGGCGGCCAAGCTGCGGGAGCGCCTGGGCGGGGCCTACTTCGTGCGCGACTGGACCCAGCGCAACCGCAACTTCTTCCAGGCCCTGCATACCGAGAAGGTGGTCATGTTCGTGATCCTGTCCCTGATCGTCATGGTGGCCGCCTTCAACATCGTGTCCAGCCTGGTGATGCTGGTGAACGAGAAGCGGGGCGATATCGCCATCCTCCGGACACTGGGCGCATCGCCGGGCAACGTGACCGCCATCTTCATGGTGCAGGGCACCGTGATCGGACTGTTCGGGGTGCTGCTCGGCGGGATCGGCGGAGTGGCGCTAGCTCTGAACGTGGAGGGACTGGTGGCTGGTCTGGAGAGCCTTTTCCAGACCCAGTTCCTGCCCAGTAACGTCTATTCGGTGAGCCGGCTGCCCTCCGAGCTCCACTGGGCGGACGTGGCCTGGATCACCGTGGCCGGCCTGCTCATGAGCTTCCTCGCCACCATCTATCCGTCCCGGCGGGCCGCCAAGACCGATCCCGTGGAGGCCCTGCGGTATGAGTGA
- the lysS gene encoding lysine--tRNA ligase: MSNEENEQIQQRRSKLAAWREQGNAFPNTFRRTHWAAEIHERFGELDAETLDAEPQRVRVAGRMVAKRVMGKASFAHIGDGSDGQIQLFVTRDALPEGEYNAGFKKWDVGDIVGASGVLFRTKTGELTVSVDEVQLLTKSLRPLPEKWHGLTDDEARLRQRYVDLIVNRETRETFRIRSSMISAIRRYLLNRDYLEVETPMMQPIPGGATARPFVTHHNALDMDLYLRVAPELYLKRLVVGGFERVFEINRNFRNEGVSTRHNPEFTMLEFYQAYAGFQDLMDLIEEMTREAALAVLGTPVLTHQGKHFDLGQAYRRLTIEEAVLEHNEGLSAAELREPVALRQYLTGLGVEPDEELGWGGLLVEIFEQTVEDRLVEPTFITHYPTEVSPLARRNDDDPEVVDRFELFFGGREVGNGFSELNDPEDQAARFKEQAEKKAGGDDEAMHYDADYIRALEYGMPPAAGAGLGIDRMAMVFADQDSIREVILFPHMRPSDRDE, translated from the coding sequence TTGAGCAACGAGGAGAACGAGCAGATCCAGCAGCGCCGCAGCAAGCTGGCCGCCTGGCGCGAGCAGGGTAACGCCTTCCCCAATACCTTCCGGCGCACCCACTGGGCGGCCGAGATCCACGAGCGGTTCGGTGAGCTGGACGCAGAAACGCTGGATGCCGAGCCCCAGCGGGTGCGCGTGGCCGGCCGCATGGTGGCCAAGCGGGTGATGGGCAAGGCGAGCTTCGCCCACATCGGCGACGGCTCCGATGGCCAGATCCAGCTCTTCGTCACCCGGGACGCCCTTCCCGAGGGCGAATACAACGCTGGATTCAAGAAATGGGACGTGGGCGACATCGTCGGGGCCAGCGGCGTCCTGTTCCGCACCAAGACCGGCGAGCTCACCGTGAGCGTGGACGAGGTGCAGCTCCTGACCAAGTCTCTGCGCCCGCTCCCGGAGAAGTGGCACGGGCTCACCGACGACGAGGCGCGCCTGCGGCAGCGCTACGTGGACCTGATCGTCAACCGGGAGACCCGCGAGACCTTCCGCATCCGGTCGTCCATGATCAGCGCCATCCGCCGCTATCTCCTGAACCGGGATTACCTGGAGGTGGAGACCCCCATGATGCAGCCCATCCCGGGGGGCGCCACGGCGCGGCCGTTCGTAACCCACCATAATGCCCTGGACATGGACCTGTACCTGCGGGTGGCGCCGGAGCTCTACCTCAAGCGGCTGGTGGTGGGCGGCTTCGAGCGGGTTTTCGAGATCAACCGCAACTTCCGCAACGAGGGCGTCTCCACCCGGCACAACCCCGAATTCACCATGCTGGAGTTCTACCAGGCCTACGCCGGATTCCAGGACCTTATGGACCTCATCGAGGAGATGACCCGCGAGGCGGCCCTGGCGGTGCTGGGGACGCCGGTGCTCACGCATCAGGGCAAGCATTTCGATCTCGGCCAAGCGTATCGCCGCCTGACCATCGAGGAAGCGGTGCTGGAGCACAACGAGGGGCTGTCGGCGGCGGAGCTGCGCGAACCGGTGGCCTTGCGGCAGTACCTGACCGGCCTCGGCGTGGAGCCCGACGAGGAGCTGGGCTGGGGCGGACTCCTGGTGGAGATCTTCGAGCAGACCGTGGAGGATCGCCTCGTCGAGCCCACCTTCATCACCCACTATCCCACCGAGGTCAGCCCGCTGGCCCGGCGCAACGACGACGACCCCGAGGTGGTGGACCGCTTCGAGCTTTTCTTCGGCGGCCGCGAGGTGGGCAACGGCTTCTCCGAGCTCAACGACCCCGAGGACCAGGCGGCGCGCTTCAAGGAGCAGGCCGAGAAGAAGGCGGGCGGCGACGACGAGGCCATGCATTACGACGCCGATTACATCCGCGCCCTGGAGTACGGTATGCCGCCGGCGGCGGGCGCCGGCCTCGGCATCGACCGGATGGCCATGGTCTTCGCCGACCAGGACTCCATCCGCGAGGTGATCCTGTTCCCCCACATGCGTCCCTCCGACCGGGACGAGTAA
- the prfB gene encoding peptide chain release factor 2 (programmed frameshift) — translation MEEQRKPQEWIEDLRGRIDGLRGYLDVPRLKERLDELEHELAAPDLWDDPDRAQQLSQEFHRLKEQVEPLDALAADIDSSADLLELAEAEDDEETLAEVRGDLEDMERRVQRLEFRRMFSGEMDANNAFLEIQAGAGGTEAQDWAEMLLRMYLRWCEARGFQAELVEASPGDEAGIKSAIVKVGGEYTYGHLKVESGVHRLVRKSPFDSGGRRHTSFASVYVYPEVDESIEVEVNPEDVRTDTYRASGAGGQHVNKTDSAVRLTHQPTGIVVQCQNSRSQHSNRAEAWRILRARLYELELQKQREKQQAESAEKGDIGWGNQIRSYVLDQSRIKDLRTGVEIGNTQAVLDGELDSFIEAALKQGVGA, via the exons ATCGAAGAGCAGCGCAAGCCTCAGGAGTGGATCGAAGACCTGCGCGGCCGTATTGACGGCCTACGGGGGTATCTT GACGTACCGCGACTGAAGGAGCGCCTCGACGAGCTGGAGCACGAGCTCGCCGCCCCCGACCTCTGGGACGACCCCGACCGCGCCCAGCAGCTGAGCCAGGAGTTCCACCGCCTCAAGGAGCAGGTGGAGCCCCTGGATGCCCTCGCCGCTGACATCGACAGCAGCGCCGACCTGCTGGAGCTGGCCGAGGCGGAAGACGACGAGGAGACCCTGGCGGAGGTGCGCGGCGACCTGGAGGACATGGAGCGCCGCGTCCAGCGCCTGGAGTTCCGCCGCATGTTCTCCGGGGAGATGGACGCCAACAATGCCTTCCTGGAGATCCAGGCCGGGGCGGGCGGCACGGAGGCGCAGGACTGGGCGGAGATGCTGCTGCGCATGTATCTGCGCTGGTGCGAGGCCCGGGGCTTCCAGGCGGAGCTGGTGGAGGCCAGCCCGGGCGACGAGGCCGGGATCAAGAGCGCCATCGTCAAGGTGGGCGGCGAATACACCTACGGCCACCTCAAGGTGGAATCCGGCGTCCACCGTCTGGTTCGGAAATCGCCGTTCGATTCCGGGGGGCGCCGCCACACCTCCTTCGCCTCGGTCTACGTCTACCCGGAGGTGGACGAGTCCATAGAGGTGGAGGTCAATCCCGAGGACGTGCGGACCGATACCTACCGGGCGAGCGGTGCCGGCGGGCAGCACGTTAACAAGACCGATTCCGCCGTGCGCCTGACCCATCAGCCTACGGGCATCGTGGTACAGTGCCAGAACTCGCGCAGCCAGCACTCCAACCGGGCCGAGGCTTGGCGGATCCTGCGCGCCCGGCTGTACGAGCTGGAGCTGCAGAAGCAGCGCGAGAAGCAGCAGGCAGAGTCCGCCGAGAAGGGCGATATCGGCTGGGGCAACCAGATCCGGTCCTACGTCCTGGACCAGAGCCGGATCAAGGACCTGCGCACCGGCGTGGAGATCGGCAATACCCAGGCGGTCCTGGACGGCGAGCTGGACTCCTTCATCGAGGCGGCGCTCAAGCAGGGGGTGGGGGCCTAG
- a CDS encoding right-handed parallel beta-helix repeat-containing protein — translation MRRAVTSRPVLLGILVWLLGGCASTPSSDQLRLSPQADLARAVAHLETGSTLHLAAGRYTLDRPLRIRRSITLKGAGPDQTRVVSGAPGAVLRYTGSGTLRVEGVAFRHQGDEPANVVSLEGGRGELVRCRFSGGIAGSDGRGAGVVFWKRSDGGRLSGGGSVNNEAAGLVVAGHARLEADGMVLTGNGGAGLVASDGARLALRDADVARNAGHGIGVDELAHVELMSNRIRDNGANGIVFLKGARGRLVENRITGNGLNGVSLQGRTDPDVIGNVLRDNGAVGIAYFDKTRGAARGNLVAANGHHGIRVGGSARPAISENRLEGNGRDGLAYSARAEGTARFNRASGNRENGIAVRHRSAPRITGNTLAENRENGLVLADRTAVQARENRAGGNRYHGVAVLDRARPVLTGNVLEGNGQNGLAYFGRSGGTARNNRSLDNGFHGVSLKDRAHPRLTGNYLTDNKHFAIGYFDESAGRAEANEARDNGEYGIVVQQQAGPMLSDNLLEANGESGLVFVGRSEGRAANNRILGHPVNGMEVLDQARPMLAENLVRGSGEHGVLVADESRARLKGNRIRRSGKHGVLIRGRAHVELRENRLRANGGFGISFAEQAGGTALRNTSSENRLHGGGVGGSAEPAVVGNTFRSNGEAGLVYAGNSGGRARENRVAENGTHGIVVRDDAAPALKTNTIGGNGGTGLLFTGAAEGAAEGNTVRGNREHGGVVRRSARPLLTENTFRDNRQSGLVYFDQSGGTARANSCLANRLHGLVVAGTAQPVVVGNLLRNNKKSGLLYREEAAGEARGNRSRQNEGPGITVAGSGRPALVDNQCGDNGGGGLTVGPDAAPELRGNGCGRLARE, via the coding sequence GTGAGGCGGGCGGTGACCTCCAGGCCGGTGCTCCTGGGAATCCTGGTGTGGCTGCTCGGAGGTTGTGCCTCCACGCCTTCCTCCGATCAGCTCCGCCTTTCCCCGCAAGCGGACCTGGCCCGTGCCGTGGCCCACCTGGAGACGGGAAGCACCCTCCATCTGGCCGCCGGGCGCTATACGCTGGATCGCCCGCTGCGGATCCGCCGTTCCATAACCCTCAAGGGGGCCGGTCCGGACCAGACCCGCGTGGTATCCGGGGCGCCTGGCGCGGTGCTGCGCTACACGGGCAGCGGCACCCTGCGCGTGGAAGGGGTGGCCTTCCGGCACCAGGGGGATGAGCCCGCCAATGTGGTCTCCCTGGAAGGCGGCCGGGGCGAGCTGGTCCGTTGCCGCTTCAGCGGCGGCATTGCGGGCTCCGATGGACGCGGCGCCGGGGTGGTCTTCTGGAAGCGGAGCGACGGCGGCCGGCTGTCCGGCGGCGGCTCCGTCAACAACGAGGCCGCGGGCCTCGTGGTCGCGGGGCATGCCCGGCTGGAAGCGGACGGCATGGTCCTGACCGGCAACGGTGGGGCGGGCTTGGTGGCCTCCGACGGGGCGCGCCTCGCCTTGCGTGACGCCGACGTGGCACGCAACGCCGGCCACGGTATCGGCGTGGACGAGCTGGCACATGTCGAGCTGATGAGCAATCGGATCCGGGATAACGGCGCCAACGGCATCGTTTTCCTCAAGGGCGCGCGGGGCCGGCTGGTGGAGAACCGGATAACGGGCAACGGCCTGAACGGGGTCTCCCTGCAAGGGCGCACGGATCCGGACGTGATCGGCAATGTGCTCCGCGACAACGGGGCCGTTGGCATCGCCTATTTCGACAAGACCAGGGGCGCGGCGCGGGGGAATCTGGTGGCGGCCAACGGCCACCACGGGATCCGTGTGGGCGGGTCGGCGCGCCCCGCGATCTCTGAAAACCGCCTGGAGGGCAACGGCCGGGACGGTCTCGCCTATTCGGCAAGGGCGGAAGGAACGGCGCGCTTCAACCGCGCCAGCGGTAACCGCGAGAACGGCATCGCCGTGCGGCACCGGTCGGCTCCCCGGATTACCGGCAACACACTCGCGGAGAATCGGGAGAACGGCCTGGTGCTGGCGGACCGGACGGCGGTTCAGGCCCGGGAGAACCGGGCCGGGGGCAACCGCTACCACGGCGTGGCGGTCCTGGACCGCGCGCGTCCGGTGCTGACCGGCAACGTACTGGAGGGGAACGGGCAGAACGGGCTTGCCTATTTCGGGCGCTCGGGGGGTACCGCCCGGAACAACCGCAGCCTGGACAACGGCTTTCACGGCGTTTCCCTGAAGGACCGCGCCCATCCCCGACTGACGGGGAACTACCTGACGGACAACAAGCATTTCGCCATCGGCTACTTCGATGAGAGCGCCGGCCGCGCCGAGGCTAACGAGGCCCGGGACAACGGGGAGTACGGCATCGTGGTCCAGCAGCAGGCCGGGCCCATGCTCTCGGATAACCTGCTGGAGGCCAACGGGGAAAGCGGGCTGGTGTTCGTGGGGCGGTCCGAGGGCCGGGCCGCGAACAATCGCATCCTCGGCCATCCGGTGAACGGCATGGAGGTCCTGGACCAGGCACGGCCCATGCTGGCGGAGAACCTGGTGCGCGGCAGCGGCGAGCACGGGGTGCTGGTGGCCGACGAAAGCCGCGCGCGCTTGAAGGGCAACCGCATCCGCCGGAGCGGCAAGCACGGCGTGCTCATTCGGGGCCGTGCCCATGTGGAGCTTCGGGAGAACCGGCTCCGCGCCAACGGTGGATTCGGCATCAGCTTCGCGGAGCAGGCCGGCGGTACCGCGCTGCGCAACACCAGCAGCGAGAATCGCCTGCACGGCGGCGGCGTCGGCGGGAGCGCCGAACCGGCCGTGGTGGGCAATACGTTCCGGTCCAACGGGGAGGCCGGTCTCGTCTATGCCGGCAACAGCGGCGGGCGGGCTCGGGAGAACCGGGTGGCGGAGAACGGCACCCACGGCATCGTGGTCCGGGACGATGCGGCTCCGGCCCTGAAGACGAACACCATCGGCGGTAATGGGGGAACGGGCCTGCTGTTCACCGGCGCCGCCGAGGGGGCCGCCGAGGGGAACACCGTCCGCGGCAACCGGGAGCACGGCGGCGTGGTTCGCAGGAGCGCGCGCCCGCTCCTGACCGAGAATACCTTCCGGGACAACCGTCAGAGCGGCCTCGTCTATTTCGATCAGAGCGGCGGCACCGCCCGCGCCAATTCCTGCCTGGCCAACCGCCTCCACGGCCTGGTGGTGGCCGGGACGGCGCAGCCCGTGGTGGTCGGGAACCTGCTTCGCAACAACAAGAAATCCGGCCTGCTCTACCGGGAAGAGGCCGCCGGCGAGGCGCGCGGTAACCGCAGCCGGCAGAACGAGGGGCCCGGGATAACGGTGGCCGGTTCCGGCCGGCCGGCGCTGGTGGATAACCAGTGCGGCGACAACGGCGGGGGCGGGCTGACCGTCGGGCCGGATGCTGCCCCCGAGCTGCGGGGGAATGGCTGCGGGCGGTTGGCGCGTGAGTAG
- a CDS encoding FecR family protein: MRENRSGIRLVWLGLILMLASSAVWSAESRSVGKVVSRVGDVHAVGGAWEERTLRRGDPVYEEDVIRTGPDGRTRIRFFDNGLVELKPNTRFEVERYRAKAGDGRDKGVLMRLWKGAFRTVTGWVGEEEKDSYRVRTPAATIGIRGTRYAARYCESACGRDFRTGEKVPSGLYLRVEDGQVRLSNLKDAQVFGRDKYSYVASRTAPIETIERPPGPIFSGETPIQGGEDGVRLRQDSSDDRSLWKQGPSSESGPDLLLDESGEVMGVESREEP; encoded by the coding sequence ATGCGCGAAAACCGAAGCGGAATCCGGCTTGTCTGGCTGGGCCTGATCCTGATGCTGGCTTCCTCCGCCGTCTGGAGCGCGGAATCCCGCTCCGTGGGGAAGGTGGTAAGCCGGGTGGGAGACGTCCACGCGGTTGGCGGCGCCTGGGAGGAGCGTACCCTCCGCCGGGGCGATCCGGTCTACGAGGAGGACGTGATCAGAACGGGACCGGACGGCCGTACGCGGATCCGCTTTTTCGATAACGGGCTGGTGGAGCTGAAGCCGAATACCCGCTTCGAGGTGGAGCGCTACCGCGCGAAGGCGGGGGACGGCCGCGACAAAGGCGTCCTCATGCGTCTGTGGAAGGGGGCCTTCCGGACGGTAACCGGCTGGGTGGGCGAGGAGGAGAAGGACAGCTATCGGGTCCGCACGCCCGCCGCCACCATCGGCATCCGCGGCACCCGCTACGCGGCCCGCTATTGCGAGTCGGCCTGCGGCCGGGACTTCCGGACGGGCGAGAAGGTGCCCAGCGGTCTGTACCTGCGGGTGGAGGACGGTCAGGTGCGGCTCTCGAACCTGAAAGACGCCCAGGTGTTCGGCCGGGACAAGTACTCCTACGTGGCGTCCCGCACTGCCCCGATTGAGACCATCGAACGGCCCCCGGGCCCCATTTTCTCGGGAGAGACGCCCATCCAGGGGGGTGAGGACGGGGTTCGGCTCCGCCAGGATTCCTCGGATGACCGCTCTTTGTGGAAGCAGGGTCCCTCCAGCGAATCGGGACCGGATCTGCTCCTCGACGAGAGTGGCGAGGTGATGGGGGTGGAGTCGAGGGAGGAGCCGTGA
- a CDS encoding sigma-70 family RNA polymerase sigma factor codes for MNSTALQSLFVRGARQATDPRRSVSSSQPSPSSQHHFEHLAALVEASAQGDQDAFAQLYGATSAKLYGFALRILKNEGLAQECLQDAYIRIWEHSGSYRRTRGAPLTWMGIIVRRRALDMIRCANREHVLDDPEELFRHKDQMDHAEGPESGLDFSERERLAACLGKLGRNQQQVLRLAFFDGLAYPEVAEHLQAPLGTVKTWIRGGMEKLRKCLEA; via the coding sequence ATGAACAGTACAGCCCTACAATCCCTTTTTGTCCGCGGTGCGCGCCAAGCCACCGACCCCCGAAGGTCCGTGTCGAGCTCACAGCCGTCCCCCTCCTCCCAACACCACTTCGAGCACCTCGCAGCCTTGGTCGAGGCATCAGCCCAAGGCGACCAAGACGCCTTTGCCCAGCTCTACGGGGCAACCTCCGCGAAACTGTATGGCTTTGCGCTGCGTATATTGAAAAACGAAGGCCTGGCTCAGGAATGCTTGCAGGATGCCTACATCCGGATCTGGGAGCACTCGGGTAGCTATCGAAGGACTCGCGGTGCTCCCTTGACCTGGATGGGAATAATCGTTCGCCGGCGAGCATTGGACATGATCCGTTGCGCCAACCGGGAGCATGTCCTCGATGACCCCGAGGAGCTGTTCCGGCACAAGGACCAAATGGACCATGCCGAAGGTCCCGAATCGGGGCTGGACTTCAGTGAACGAGAGAGGCTGGCCGCTTGCCTCGGGAAGCTGGGCAGGAACCAGCAACAAGTTCTGCGTCTGGCATTCTTCGACGGTCTTGCCTATCCCGAGGTAGCGGAACATCTGCAAGCCCCTCTGGGAACGGTCAAGACCTGGATTCGAGGGGGGATGGAGAAATTAAGAAAGTGCCTGGAAGCCTGA
- a CDS encoding anti-sigma factor, protein MGTLHGKARVRFERLLAVDADLRIKTQKWEERLAPLAEEAHPERPPEAVWTHIRDRLPTSDPLRPAAPADKPRISHWWDSLAFWRGLAAAALLLLAFVSWSGLGVHPGLAPERIAVISNARQEPVWVLSTGSPAGLLRVRTVQAPGMGPGRVCPLWLQWDGGKEVRRIAILPEEKGSSTFRIPENMPLDRARLAVSVEPAGDLPQEGPRGRLIYQGNWTRL, encoded by the coding sequence TTGGGTACCCTGCACGGCAAGGCCCGCGTCCGCTTTGAACGGCTCTTGGCGGTAGACGCGGACTTGCGCATCAAGACCCAAAAATGGGAAGAACGCCTGGCCCCCCTGGCCGAGGAGGCCCATCCGGAGCGGCCCCCCGAGGCCGTCTGGACGCATATCCGCGACCGGCTACCAACATCGGATCCCTTGCGGCCGGCCGCTCCAGCCGACAAGCCGCGGATTTCACACTGGTGGGATAGCCTGGCGTTTTGGCGCGGCCTGGCGGCCGCCGCCCTCCTACTACTCGCATTCGTTTCCTGGTCCGGGCTGGGAGTACACCCGGGCTTGGCTCCGGAACGCATCGCAGTGATCAGTAATGCACGACAGGAACCTGTCTGGGTTCTGAGTACCGGGTCGCCTGCAGGATTGCTGCGCGTGCGGACTGTGCAGGCACCGGGGATGGGCCCGGGACGCGTCTGCCCGCTTTGGCTGCAGTGGGACGGTGGGAAGGAAGTGCGCAGAATTGCCATTCTTCCCGAAGAGAAGGGGAGCTCTACTTTCCGCATTCCGGAAAATATGCCTTTGGACCGGGCCCGCCTGGCGGTCAGCGTCGAGCCGGCCGGCGACCTTCCCCAAGAAGGGCCCCGTGGGCGGCTGATTTACCAGGGCAACTGGACCCGACTATAA